A window of the Mucilaginibacter sp. cycad4 genome harbors these coding sequences:
- a CDS encoding nuclear transport factor 2 family protein yields the protein MKTAKELLLNYLEHINNPDTAIELFAGDAVFELPYLASLGLPWQWKGREVIYNFLKNLPKTFGNFKFQNIRIHIDTPDQAFGEYDVNAIVNSTGRVYPQTYMGRLVAENGKIKLIREALDMVVVAKGMFPDGLTHLA from the coding sequence ATGAAAACCGCTAAAGAATTACTGCTCAACTATCTTGAGCATATCAACAACCCCGATACAGCTATTGAACTCTTTGCCGGCGACGCAGTGTTCGAGCTTCCCTACCTTGCAAGTTTAGGTTTACCCTGGCAATGGAAAGGTCGGGAAGTAATATATAATTTCCTTAAAAACCTACCCAAAACATTCGGCAACTTTAAATTTCAAAACATCAGGATCCATATTGATACACCTGACCAGGCCTTTGGCGAATATGATGTGAACGCTATAGTCAATTCAACAGGCCGGGTTTATCCGCAAACCTATATGGGGCGCCTGGTTGCCGAAAATGGTAAGATCAAACTGATCCGCGAAGCGCTGGATATGGTTGTAGTGGCCAAGGGAATGTTTCCTGACGGGTTGACACACTTAGCTTAA